Proteins from a genomic interval of Mycolicibacterium grossiae:
- a CDS encoding glycosyltransferase, with protein sequence MRVGLVGVPRLLAPLAGALASQDAEVTVYGCLQDAETPDRADDAGYRVVRMPGVVGRTAADLAPVLNDFARFLASEWETDRPDAVNADGWIHGVAAQLAADRTSIPTVQTLPRLGAVTGQRQSRIVGPPARSRLERLLAKSATRVAAACSEDVAELIRMGCPRSRTAVLPHGVDLEVFEPTGAKDERSAGFRVVTAVDDLLPYQGLEDLVCAVAKLPDAELVVVGGPAGADVATDADANRLLAMAAHYGAAHVTVTGSLSPARRAEVLRSADAFAYPSWYDSQAVHVIEAMACGVPVVASEAGAMADVVVHEVTGVLVPPRAPARLREALSGMLHGGVLRDGMGLSGRTRARSCYSWERVAVQSLDLYRAAVGVPAVGARRVPVAAAAR encoded by the coding sequence ATGCGGGTGGGTCTGGTCGGAGTTCCGCGCCTCCTGGCGCCACTGGCGGGGGCACTTGCGTCGCAGGATGCCGAGGTCACCGTCTACGGCTGCCTGCAGGACGCCGAGACGCCGGACCGGGCCGACGACGCCGGTTACCGCGTCGTCCGAATGCCGGGCGTGGTCGGACGCACGGCGGCCGACCTCGCCCCGGTGCTCAACGACTTCGCCCGCTTCCTGGCGTCGGAGTGGGAGACCGACCGGCCCGACGCCGTGAACGCCGACGGGTGGATCCACGGCGTCGCCGCGCAACTGGCCGCCGACCGCACGTCGATCCCGACGGTGCAGACCCTGCCGCGCCTCGGTGCCGTGACCGGGCAGCGGCAGTCGCGCATCGTGGGCCCGCCCGCACGATCGCGGCTCGAGCGGTTGCTCGCGAAGTCGGCCACCCGCGTGGCGGCCGCCTGCTCGGAGGACGTCGCCGAATTGATTCGCATGGGGTGTCCCCGCTCGCGCACCGCGGTGCTGCCGCACGGCGTCGACCTCGAGGTGTTCGAACCGACCGGTGCCAAGGACGAGCGGTCGGCCGGCTTTCGCGTCGTGACCGCGGTGGACGACCTGCTGCCCTACCAGGGGCTCGAGGATCTCGTCTGCGCCGTCGCGAAGCTGCCCGACGCCGAGCTGGTGGTCGTGGGCGGTCCGGCCGGCGCGGACGTGGCCACCGACGCCGACGCCAACCGCCTGCTCGCGATGGCCGCCCACTACGGCGCCGCCCACGTCACGGTGACCGGGTCGCTGTCGCCGGCCCGTCGGGCGGAGGTGCTCCGCTCGGCCGACGCCTTCGCCTATCCGTCCTGGTACGACTCTCAAGCCGTGCACGTCATCGAGGCAATGGCGTGCGGGGTGCCGGTGGTGGCGTCCGAGGCGGGTGCCATGGCCGACGTCGTCGTGCACGAGGTGACCGGTGTGCTGGTGCCGCCCCGCGCACCGGCGCGACTGCGCGAGGCGCTGTCGGGGATGCTGCACGGCGGCGTGCTGCGTGACGGCATGGGCCTCTCCGGGCGGACCCGCGCCCGGTCCTGCTATTCCTGGGAGCGGGTGGCCGTGCAGTCGCTCGACCTCTACCGGGCCGCGGTGGGCGTTCCCGCCGTCGGAGCACGACGCGTACCGGTGGCCGCCGCCGCCCGATGA
- a CDS encoding zinc-dependent alcohol dehydrogenase translates to MKAVTWHGKRDVRVEEVPDPKIVEPTDAIIEVTSTNICGSDLHLYEVLGAFMKPGDILGHEPMGVVTEVGSAVTNLAVGDRIVVPFQISCGSCYMCDQTLYTQCETTQVRDQGMGAALFGYSELYGSVPGGQAQYLRVPQAQFTHVKVPDGPPDSRFVYLSDVLPTAWQGVAYANVPDGGSVTVLGLGPIGDMAARIAHHLGYRVIGVDRVPERLERTRAFGIEVLDFDALDVGVGDAIRDLTGGRGTDSVVDAVGMEAHGSGVAKTAQQVTSLLPDALAKPMMQKAGVDRLDAFYTAIDVVRRGGTISLSGVYGGAADPLPMLTMFDKQITLRMGQANVKRWVDDIMPLLTDADPLGVDTFASHVLPLDEAPHAYEIFQKKTDGAVKVMLTP, encoded by the coding sequence ATGAAGGCAGTCACCTGGCACGGCAAGCGCGACGTTCGGGTCGAGGAGGTACCCGACCCGAAGATCGTCGAACCGACCGACGCGATCATCGAGGTCACGTCCACCAACATCTGCGGATCCGATCTGCACCTCTACGAGGTGCTCGGGGCGTTCATGAAACCCGGGGACATCCTCGGGCACGAACCGATGGGCGTCGTCACCGAGGTGGGGTCGGCGGTGACCAACCTCGCGGTCGGCGACCGCATCGTGGTTCCGTTCCAAATCTCTTGCGGCAGTTGCTACATGTGCGATCAGACGCTCTACACCCAGTGCGAGACGACGCAGGTGCGCGACCAGGGGATGGGCGCCGCGCTCTTCGGCTACTCCGAGCTGTACGGTTCGGTGCCCGGCGGTCAGGCGCAGTACCTGCGCGTACCGCAGGCGCAGTTCACCCACGTCAAGGTGCCCGACGGGCCCCCGGATTCGCGCTTCGTGTACCTGTCCGACGTGCTGCCCACCGCGTGGCAGGGCGTCGCGTACGCCAACGTGCCCGACGGCGGATCAGTGACCGTGCTCGGGCTCGGGCCGATCGGCGACATGGCCGCGCGCATCGCCCATCACCTCGGATACCGCGTGATCGGAGTCGACCGCGTTCCCGAGAGGCTGGAGCGGACACGGGCTTTCGGCATCGAGGTGCTCGACTTCGATGCGCTCGACGTCGGTGTCGGTGATGCGATCCGCGACCTCACCGGTGGTCGCGGCACGGATTCGGTGGTCGACGCCGTCGGCATGGAGGCCCACGGTTCCGGGGTCGCCAAGACCGCGCAGCAGGTGACGTCTCTGTTGCCCGACGCGCTGGCCAAGCCGATGATGCAGAAGGCCGGCGTGGACCGGCTCGACGCGTTCTACACCGCGATCGACGTCGTCCGCCGCGGCGGCACCATCTCGCTGTCCGGCGTGTACGGCGGCGCAGCCGATCCGCTGCCGATGCTCACGATGTTCGACAAGCAGATCACGCTGCGGATGGGGCAGGCCAACGTCAAGCGGTGGGTGGACGACATCATGCCGCTGCTCACCGACGCCGATCCGCTCGGCGTCGACACCTTCGCCAGCCACGTCCTGCCGCTGGACGAGGCCCCCCACGCCTACGAGATCTTCCAGAAGAAGACCGACGGCGCGGTCAAGGTGATGCTGACGCCGTGA
- a CDS encoding glycosyltransferase yields the protein MPSTSTSATTPRTVLIWHVHGSWTEAFVAGGHDYLVPFTGDARAGGLRGRDWPDATEVTPDELRLRDVDLVVLQRVEDLELAAQWLGRRPGVDVPAVFVEHNAPRPHPVDSRHPLADHSDIPIVHVTDFNALMWDNGSAPVRVINHGVPDPGPLYTGEIAAAATMMNEPVRRWRTVGADLLGPLSGHVPIDVWGIASERLDEEPHRNARVSARGDLPTRELLGEVARRRVYLHTARWTSLGLSLIEAMFLGMPIVAVASTMAPLVIPPEAGVVSADVPTLGWAAEGFVADHVAAVTAGKAARDYATTHFGVDRFLADWDRLIEEVSR from the coding sequence ATGCCCTCGACGAGCACCTCGGCGACCACACCACGAACGGTGCTGATCTGGCACGTCCACGGCTCGTGGACCGAGGCCTTCGTCGCAGGTGGGCACGACTATCTCGTGCCGTTCACCGGCGACGCGCGTGCCGGCGGACTGCGCGGCCGGGACTGGCCCGACGCCACCGAGGTCACGCCGGACGAGTTGCGACTTCGCGATGTGGACCTGGTCGTGCTGCAGCGGGTCGAGGACCTCGAGTTGGCAGCCCAGTGGTTGGGCCGACGGCCGGGCGTCGACGTACCCGCCGTGTTCGTGGAACACAACGCGCCGCGCCCGCACCCGGTCGACAGTCGGCACCCGCTGGCCGACCACAGCGACATCCCCATCGTGCACGTCACCGACTTCAACGCCCTCATGTGGGACAACGGATCGGCGCCGGTGCGCGTCATCAACCACGGGGTCCCCGACCCCGGTCCGCTGTACACCGGCGAGATCGCCGCCGCCGCAACGATGATGAACGAGCCGGTGCGACGCTGGCGCACCGTGGGCGCCGACCTGCTGGGCCCGCTGAGCGGGCACGTGCCCATCGACGTCTGGGGCATTGCGTCGGAACGGCTCGACGAGGAGCCCCACCGCAATGCGCGCGTGAGCGCGCGCGGTGACCTGCCGACCCGCGAGTTGCTGGGAGAAGTCGCGCGCCGCCGGGTGTATCTGCACACGGCACGGTGGACGTCGCTCGGGCTCTCGCTGATTGAGGCGATGTTCCTGGGCATGCCGATCGTCGCGGTGGCGTCGACCATGGCGCCCTTGGTGATTCCGCCCGAGGCCGGGGTGGTCAGCGCCGACGTGCCGACGCTCGGCTGGGCGGCGGAGGGCTTCGTCGCCGACCACGTCGCCGCCGTCACCGCGGGCAAGGCCGCCCGCGACTACGCCACGACCCACTTCGGCGTCGACAGGTTCCTCGCCGACTGGGATCGACTGATCGAGGAGGTATCGAGGTGA
- a CDS encoding glycosyltransferase, translating into MRIAMISEHASPLAHIGGVDAGGQNVAVAELSAALARLGHDVVVYTRRDDAGLPEHVDTADGYSVVHVPAGPAEVIAKDEMPQYMGDFGEYLAGQWTQWRPDVAHAHFWMSGLATLAAADPLRIPTVQTFHALGAVKRLHQGAADTSPDERIRLETMIARSVDWVAATCSEEVAELVRMGRPANRISVVPCGVDVEEFTPDGPTAPKGKAHRVVSVGRMVPRKGFDTMIRAMRQLPRTELVIVGGPDKSELDDDAEAMRLQRLAAAQGVGDRVHLYGSVARDEMPMLLRSADVVAATPWYEPFGIVPLEAMACGVPVVASAVGGMLDTVVPGSTGRLVPPRDANALAAAIGPLLWDGRLRDRFGAAGRRRVCEHYTWDRVADGTEEVYRTLAAVGRLR; encoded by the coding sequence CTGAGGATCGCGATGATCTCCGAGCATGCCAGCCCACTGGCCCACATCGGCGGCGTGGACGCCGGCGGCCAGAACGTCGCCGTGGCCGAGCTGTCGGCGGCGTTGGCCCGGCTGGGCCACGACGTGGTGGTGTACACCCGGCGGGACGACGCCGGGCTGCCCGAGCACGTCGACACGGCCGACGGATACTCAGTGGTGCACGTTCCCGCCGGACCGGCCGAGGTGATCGCGAAGGACGAGATGCCGCAGTACATGGGCGATTTCGGCGAGTACCTCGCCGGCCAGTGGACGCAGTGGCGACCCGACGTCGCGCACGCCCACTTCTGGATGTCCGGCCTCGCCACGCTCGCGGCCGCCGACCCGCTGCGCATCCCCACCGTGCAGACCTTTCATGCACTCGGTGCCGTCAAGCGGCTGCACCAGGGTGCTGCCGACACCAGCCCCGACGAACGGATCCGGCTGGAGACGATGATCGCCCGCAGCGTCGACTGGGTGGCGGCCACGTGCTCGGAGGAGGTCGCCGAACTGGTGCGCATGGGCCGCCCCGCCAACCGGATCTCGGTGGTGCCGTGCGGCGTCGACGTCGAGGAGTTCACCCCCGACGGCCCCACGGCGCCGAAGGGCAAGGCGCACCGCGTGGTATCCGTCGGGCGGATGGTGCCGCGCAAGGGCTTCGACACGATGATCCGGGCCATGCGACAGCTGCCGCGCACCGAGCTGGTGATCGTCGGCGGCCCGGACAAATCCGAACTCGACGACGACGCCGAGGCGATGCGGCTGCAGCGGCTCGCCGCCGCCCAGGGCGTCGGCGACCGGGTGCACCTCTACGGCTCGGTGGCGCGCGACGAGATGCCGATGCTGCTGCGGTCCGCGGACGTCGTGGCGGCGACGCCCTGGTACGAGCCGTTCGGCATCGTCCCGCTGGAGGCCATGGCGTGCGGCGTGCCCGTCGTCGCATCGGCCGTCGGCGGCATGCTCGACACCGTGGTCCCCGGCAGCACCGGACGGCTGGTGCCGCCGCGCGACGCCAACGCCCTCGCCGCGGCGATCGGCCCGCTGCTGTGGGACGGCCGGTTGCGCGACCGCTTCGGTGCGGCCGGACGCCGGCGCGTCTGCGAGCACTACACCTGGGACCGCGTCGCGGACGGCACCGAGGAGGTCTACCGCACCCTGGCCGCCGTCGGGAGGCTGCGGTGA
- a CDS encoding glycosyltransferase family 2 protein: protein MTPESRSSRTSFVIASRDRRSELTSVVSRLLDTTTCPIVVVDNGSADDSVAAVTRLAATAAGRLEVVALDENLGAVARNVGVRRCGTEFVAFCDDDSWWEPESTVRAEEVFDAYPSVALLAGRMTVWPGERDDPVVAALATSPLGRDPALPGPSILGFLSCGSIVRSAAFLAVGGFSPILHFRGEESLVAWDLAAAGCDLCFTPELVAHHQPSPIRQTSAAQAARVLRNEALTTWLRRPADRCAEVTARLVRAAASDGEHARALTEALRRLPAVTRGRRRLPDHVERRLRLLERAGETG, encoded by the coding sequence ATGACGCCCGAATCACGCAGTTCGCGAACCTCGTTCGTCATCGCGAGCCGGGACCGCCGCTCGGAGCTGACATCGGTCGTGTCACGCTTGCTCGATACCACTACCTGTCCGATCGTCGTGGTGGACAACGGTTCGGCCGACGACTCCGTCGCGGCCGTCACCCGGCTCGCCGCGACCGCGGCGGGCCGGCTCGAGGTCGTCGCGCTCGACGAGAACCTCGGCGCGGTCGCACGCAACGTCGGCGTGCGACGCTGCGGCACCGAGTTCGTCGCGTTCTGCGACGACGACTCCTGGTGGGAACCGGAGTCGACCGTGCGGGCCGAGGAGGTCTTCGACGCGTACCCGTCGGTGGCCCTGCTGGCGGGGCGGATGACCGTCTGGCCGGGCGAACGCGACGATCCGGTGGTCGCGGCGCTCGCCACCAGCCCGCTGGGCCGCGACCCGGCACTGCCCGGACCGTCGATCCTCGGATTCCTGTCCTGCGGGTCCATCGTCCGCAGCGCGGCGTTCCTGGCCGTCGGCGGCTTCAGCCCGATCCTGCACTTCCGCGGCGAGGAGAGCCTGGTGGCCTGGGACCTGGCAGCGGCCGGCTGCGACCTGTGCTTCACGCCGGAACTGGTGGCGCACCACCAGCCCTCGCCGATACGCCAGACGTCGGCCGCCCAGGCCGCGCGGGTGCTGCGCAACGAGGCGCTGACGACGTGGCTGCGCCGCCCCGCGGACCGGTGTGCGGAGGTCACGGCGCGGCTCGTCCGGGCGGCCGCTTCGGACGGCGAGCACGCGAGGGCGCTCACCGAGGCGCTCCGCCGGCTGCCCGCGGTGACGCGCGGGCGGCGGCGACTGCCCGACCACGTGGAGCGCAGGCTGCGGCTCCTCGAACGTGCGGGCGAGACGGGCTGA
- a CDS encoding NAD-dependent epimerase/dehydratase family protein, translating into MAGAATQRGAGRNGPVRALVTGGCGFVGGHLCEALLDRGVEVTCLDDLSTSAPDAAMRLANRTGYRFVRHDVADPLPGELLDEPADVVYHLASPASPVDYLRMPTATLRTGSQGTANALDYAERHGARLVLASTSEVYGDPLRHPQREDYWGNVNPIGPRSVYDEAKRFAEALAFAHHRERGTSIGVARIFNTHGPRMRADDGRAVPTFCRQALLGEPITVSGNGSQTRSLCFVDDTVRGLIALGESDVTGPVNIGNPEERTVLEIAEMVRELAGSASPIEFVPAVVDDPFRRCPDIGLAAEQLGWRPLVGYREGLATTVEWFHRQADRLLATPAGGGL; encoded by the coding sequence ATGGCAGGGGCGGCTACCCAGCGCGGTGCGGGCCGAAACGGCCCGGTGCGCGCCCTGGTGACCGGCGGATGCGGCTTCGTCGGCGGCCACCTGTGCGAGGCGCTGCTCGACCGCGGCGTCGAGGTCACCTGCCTCGACGATCTCTCGACCAGCGCCCCGGACGCCGCCATGCGCCTGGCGAACCGCACGGGCTACCGCTTCGTGCGCCACGACGTCGCCGACCCGCTGCCCGGTGAGCTGCTCGACGAGCCCGCCGACGTCGTTTACCACCTGGCGTCCCCGGCGTCCCCGGTCGACTACCTGCGGATGCCGACCGCCACGCTGCGCACCGGGTCGCAGGGGACGGCGAATGCGTTGGACTACGCAGAACGCCACGGCGCCCGGCTGGTGCTGGCCTCCACCAGCGAGGTGTACGGCGATCCGCTGCGGCACCCGCAACGGGAGGACTACTGGGGCAACGTCAACCCCATCGGGCCGCGCAGCGTGTACGACGAGGCCAAGCGCTTCGCCGAGGCGCTGGCCTTCGCCCACCACCGCGAGCGCGGCACGTCGATCGGCGTGGCCCGCATCTTCAACACGCACGGGCCACGGATGCGCGCCGACGACGGCCGGGCCGTCCCGACGTTCTGCCGCCAGGCGCTGCTGGGCGAACCGATCACGGTGTCCGGCAACGGTTCCCAGACGCGCTCGCTGTGCTTCGTCGACGACACTGTGCGCGGGCTGATCGCCTTGGGCGAATCCGATGTCACCGGGCCGGTCAACATCGGCAACCCGGAGGAGCGCACCGTGCTCGAGATCGCGGAGATGGTCCGCGAACTCGCCGGCAGCGCCTCGCCCATCGAGTTCGTCCCCGCCGTCGTCGACGACCCGTTCCGCCGCTGCCCCGACATCGGACTGGCTGCCGAGCAGCTCGGCTGGCGACCGCTGGTCGGCTACCGCGAGGGACTGGCCACCACCGTCGAATGGTTCCACCGCCAGGCCGACCGGCTGTTGGCGACCCCTGCAGGAGGAGGACTGTAG
- a CDS encoding carbamoyltransferase family protein — protein MRILGINAVFHDPAAALVVDGRVVAAAEEERFSRRKHGKQAVPFSTWELPTAAAKWCLEYAGVAPEEIDAVGYSYDPALMEGESDDLPGLDNRWEWVRTMYAQRAPGFLATALPGLDPAVVRHVRHHVAHAASTALAAPDSDAAVLVVDGRGERTSMLAGVYRDQKLDVLATQSLPHSLGLLYEDLTAHLGFARSSDEYKVMAMGSYGKPTFADELRKRVYATDDGGFRTEPIDWHAFAPPRPAVPAEAATDTAPEAVYADLACSVQTVLEEVLLQMVAWLRRRVDTDRLTLAGGVALNCVANTRIHAESDFAHVWVQPAAGDSGTALGAALAVATDLGETVAPMPTARLGREWSDDQIARALDDARVRYERPADFATTVGDALADNKLVGWFQGRAEFGPRALGSRSLLADPRQTANLERLNAVKGREQFRPVAPMVLADRAAEIFSRGPIPSPYMLFVHDVAEQWRDRIPAVTHVDGTARIQTVDESHPALHATISRFAERTGVPVVVNTSFNTAGRPMVDSPRDALECLGSSPIDLLAIGPFVVWKP, from the coding sequence ATGCGAATCCTGGGTATCAACGCCGTCTTCCACGACCCCGCCGCGGCGCTCGTCGTCGACGGCCGGGTGGTCGCGGCCGCCGAAGAGGAACGGTTCAGCCGGCGCAAGCACGGCAAGCAGGCCGTGCCGTTCTCGACCTGGGAGCTGCCCACCGCGGCGGCGAAGTGGTGCCTGGAGTACGCCGGCGTCGCCCCGGAGGAGATCGACGCCGTCGGTTACTCCTACGACCCGGCGCTCATGGAGGGCGAGAGCGACGACCTGCCCGGCCTCGACAACCGCTGGGAATGGGTGCGCACGATGTACGCCCAGCGCGCGCCGGGGTTCCTGGCGACCGCGCTGCCGGGACTGGACCCGGCCGTCGTCCGCCACGTCCGCCACCACGTCGCGCACGCCGCGTCCACCGCGCTGGCCGCGCCCGACTCCGACGCCGCGGTGCTGGTGGTCGACGGCCGCGGCGAGCGCACCTCGATGCTGGCCGGGGTGTACCGCGACCAGAAGCTCGACGTCCTCGCGACGCAGTCGCTGCCGCACTCGCTGGGCCTGCTGTACGAAGACCTCACCGCTCATCTGGGGTTCGCGCGTTCCAGCGACGAGTACAAGGTGATGGCGATGGGCTCCTACGGCAAGCCCACCTTCGCCGACGAGCTGCGCAAGCGGGTGTACGCCACCGACGACGGCGGGTTCCGCACCGAGCCGATCGACTGGCATGCCTTCGCCCCGCCGCGGCCCGCGGTGCCGGCCGAGGCCGCCACCGACACCGCCCCGGAGGCGGTGTACGCCGATCTCGCGTGCAGTGTGCAGACCGTCCTGGAGGAGGTGCTGCTGCAGATGGTGGCGTGGCTGCGTCGTCGCGTCGACACCGACCGGCTGACGCTGGCCGGCGGCGTCGCGCTGAACTGCGTCGCCAACACCAGGATTCACGCCGAGAGCGACTTCGCCCACGTGTGGGTGCAGCCTGCGGCCGGCGACTCCGGCACCGCGCTCGGTGCCGCGCTGGCAGTCGCGACCGATCTCGGCGAGACGGTCGCGCCGATGCCGACCGCGCGGCTGGGACGCGAATGGAGCGACGACCAGATCGCCCGCGCCCTCGACGACGCGCGGGTGCGCTACGAGCGTCCCGCCGATTTCGCGACGACCGTCGGCGACGCGCTCGCCGACAACAAGCTGGTGGGGTGGTTCCAGGGCCGCGCGGAATTCGGCCCCCGCGCCCTGGGCAGCCGCTCGCTGCTGGCCGATCCCCGGCAGACGGCGAACCTGGAGCGGCTCAACGCCGTCAAGGGCCGCGAGCAGTTCCGCCCCGTCGCACCGATGGTGCTCGCCGACCGTGCGGCCGAGATCTTCAGTCGCGGGCCGATTCCCAGCCCGTACATGCTGTTCGTGCATGACGTCGCCGAGCAGTGGCGCGACCGCATCCCGGCGGTGACCCACGTCGACGGCACGGCCCGCATCCAGACCGTCGACGAGTCACATCCGGCACTGCACGCCACCATCTCCCGGTTCGCCGAGCGCACCGGCGTGCCGGTGGTGGTGAACACCAGCTTCAACACCGCGGGACGGCCGATGGTCGACAGCCCCCGCGATGCGCTGGAGTGCCTGGGCAGTTCGCCGATCGACCTGCTCGCCATCGGACCCTTCGTGGTGTGGAAGCCGTGA
- a CDS encoding HAD-IIIA family hydrolase: MTGPADSGTAGPAASGAETVAADCTVVIPTIGRPSLQRLLDALDEATGPAPAQIFVVDDRPVPEPELAVVSQYPVTVLRSGGRGPAAARNTGWRACSTRWVAFVDDDVLPGSDWLACLAADLEAAEAAGAVGSQARLVVPGDTARPATDDERRTLRLADARWITADMAYRRDALVAVGGFDHRFPRAYREDSDLALRLVSRGARIVDGRRTSTHPVAASTPLSSVRAQIGNRDNALMRRKFGRGWRERVGEGRGRLPAHVATTAAALTAAGTALARRRTPAALAAATWAALFGEFAVRRFLAGPRTPAQAGQIALTSLLIPPAAVWHRLAGEWMHRAAAPEPVLAVLFDRDDTIIEDGPFLNDPNGVRPRPGAERALRALRDRGLLVAVVTNQSGVARGLITTDQLREVNAEVDAQLGPFDSWQVCVHDDADGCECRKPRPGMVLAAAAALGVPPERCVMIGDTGGDVNAGLAAGAAAVLVPTARTRAEEVDAASAHPRARVADTITDAVHAVLREAR, from the coding sequence GTGACCGGACCGGCTGATTCCGGCACGGCCGGCCCCGCGGCGAGCGGAGCCGAGACCGTCGCCGCCGACTGCACCGTGGTCATCCCGACCATCGGCCGGCCGTCGCTGCAGCGTCTGCTCGACGCTCTCGACGAGGCGACCGGGCCGGCGCCCGCGCAGATCTTCGTCGTCGACGACCGCCCGGTGCCGGAACCGGAACTCGCGGTGGTGTCCCAGTACCCGGTGACGGTGCTGCGCAGCGGCGGCCGCGGGCCCGCGGCGGCGCGCAACACCGGCTGGCGGGCCTGTTCCACCCGGTGGGTCGCGTTCGTCGACGACGACGTGCTGCCCGGGAGCGACTGGCTGGCCTGCCTCGCGGCCGACCTGGAGGCCGCCGAGGCCGCCGGTGCGGTGGGCTCGCAAGCCCGCCTCGTCGTCCCCGGCGATACGGCGCGGCCCGCGACGGACGACGAACGTCGCACCCTGCGGCTCGCCGACGCCCGCTGGATCACCGCCGACATGGCCTACCGGCGCGACGCGCTGGTCGCCGTCGGCGGCTTCGACCACCGTTTCCCCCGCGCCTACCGTGAGGATTCCGACCTCGCCCTGCGCCTGGTGTCGCGGGGCGCGCGCATCGTCGACGGGCGGCGTACCAGCACCCATCCGGTCGCAGCGTCGACGCCGCTCAGCAGCGTCCGCGCGCAGATCGGCAACCGCGACAACGCACTCATGCGGCGCAAGTTCGGTCGCGGCTGGCGCGAGCGCGTCGGGGAGGGCCGCGGGCGGCTGCCCGCGCACGTCGCCACCACCGCGGCCGCGCTCACCGCGGCGGGCACCGCGCTGGCCCGGCGCCGCACCCCGGCCGCGCTGGCGGCGGCGACGTGGGCGGCGCTGTTCGGCGAGTTCGCCGTCCGCCGCTTCCTCGCCGGGCCGCGGACGCCCGCGCAGGCCGGCCAGATCGCGCTGACGTCGCTGCTCATCCCGCCCGCCGCGGTGTGGCACCGGCTGGCGGGGGAGTGGATGCACCGCGCGGCAGCCCCCGAACCGGTGCTCGCCGTGCTGTTCGACCGCGACGACACCATCATCGAGGACGGCCCATTCCTCAACGACCCGAACGGCGTCCGGCCGCGGCCCGGCGCCGAGCGGGCGCTGCGTGCGCTGCGCGACCGGGGCCTGCTGGTGGCGGTCGTGACCAATCAGTCCGGCGTCGCCCGCGGCCTCATCACCACCGATCAGCTGCGCGAGGTGAACGCCGAGGTCGACGCCCAGCTCGGCCCGTTCGACAGCTGGCAGGTCTGCGTGCACGACGACGCCGACGGGTGTGAGTGCCGCAAGCCCCGCCCCGGGATGGTGCTGGCCGCCGCGGCGGCGCTCGGCGTGCCGCCGGAGCGGTGCGTGATGATCGGTGACACCGGTGGTGACGTGAACGCGGGGTTGGCGGCGGGTGCGGCAGCAGTGCTGGTGCCGACGGCGCGGACCCGGGCCGAGGAGGTCGACGCGGCGAGTGCGCATCCGCGTGCCCGGGTCGCCGACACGATCACCGACGCCGTGCACGCCGTCCTGCGGGAGGCGCGATGA
- a CDS encoding glycosyltransferase family 9 protein: MSTALVARLDSAGDVLIAGPAVRAVAATHGDVVLLAGPRGRAAAEILPGVAEVVEWQAPWVDFDAPELTADHVEGLLKRLGDIAPTHAYVLTSFHQSPLPLALLLRMAGVGWIGAISEDYPGTLLDLRHHVPSGVAEPLRALSLVEAGGCALPPGDDGTLRVAVPQCIPDDVVPLLGAGPYVAFHPGAAVPARRPTAERSARMVGALVEAGHRVVVTGGPDECDLTARVAGTHAVDLGGRTDLGALAAVFAGARAVVTPNTGPAHLAAAVGVPIVSLFAPVVPASQWAPFGPRVTILGDQDAPCRETRARDCPVEGHPCLDGITDAAVVSAVARWGGES, translated from the coding sequence ATGAGCACCGCCCTCGTCGCCCGCCTCGACAGCGCCGGCGACGTCCTCATCGCCGGGCCCGCGGTCCGCGCCGTCGCCGCCACGCACGGCGACGTGGTGTTGCTCGCCGGCCCGCGCGGGCGCGCGGCCGCCGAGATCCTGCCCGGCGTCGCCGAGGTCGTCGAGTGGCAGGCGCCGTGGGTGGACTTCGACGCGCCGGAGCTGACCGCCGACCACGTCGAGGGACTGCTCAAGCGCTTGGGCGACATCGCGCCCACCCACGCCTACGTCCTGACGTCGTTCCACCAGTCGCCGCTGCCGCTGGCGCTGCTGCTGCGGATGGCCGGCGTCGGCTGGATCGGCGCCATCTCCGAGGACTATCCCGGCACGCTGCTGGACCTGCGTCACCACGTGCCGTCCGGTGTCGCCGAGCCGCTGCGCGCGCTGTCACTCGTCGAGGCGGGCGGCTGCGCACTGCCACCCGGCGACGACGGCACCCTGAGAGTGGCCGTGCCGCAGTGCATCCCGGACGACGTGGTGCCGCTGCTGGGCGCGGGGCCCTACGTCGCCTTCCATCCCGGCGCGGCGGTCCCGGCCCGTCGCCCGACCGCCGAGCGCAGCGCCCGCATGGTGGGCGCACTCGTCGAGGCCGGGCACCGCGTGGTCGTCACCGGCGGCCCGGACGAGTGCGATCTCACGGCCCGGGTGGCCGGCACGCACGCCGTCGACCTCGGTGGCCGCACCGATCTGGGGGCCCTGGCCGCGGTGTTTGCCGGCGCCCGCGCGGTGGTGACCCCCAACACCGGGCCGGCGCACCTCGCCGCCGCCGTGGGCGTGCCGATCGTCTCGCTGTTCGCCCCCGTGGTGCCCGCCTCGCAGTGGGCGCCCTTCGGCCCGCGGGTGACGATCCTGGGCGACCAGGACGCGCCGTGCCGAGAGACCCGCGCCCGCGACTGTCCCGTCGAGGGCCATCCCTGTTTGGACGGAATCACCGATGCCGCCGTCGTTTCCGCGGTGGCGCGGTGGGGAGGAGAATCATGA